In Pajaroellobacter abortibovis, the following are encoded in one genomic region:
- a CDS encoding tetratricopeptide repeat protein, producing the protein MEIAKARIARTKIGFEYAVGQGNLEIKKAVRKFQKSIELDLQNGMVFLRLGWALLLLGQEQDQLKSVQHAEGLLPSEVEVDSALGVAWMVVGNIDQSIGSFRQSAERDLNNPDKNGSLRTALLIGQGQRFDEAEKEFREQIVLSPDHTCSSQFRGYVDCKREYATGADRN; encoded by the coding sequence ATGGAAATAGCTAAAGCTCGAATTGCTCGCACCAAAATTGGTTTTGAATATGCTGTGGGTCAGGGGAACCTGGAAATTAAAAAAGCAGTTCGAAAGTTTCAAAAATCGATTGAGCTGGATCTTCAGAATGGTATGGTTTTTCTTAGGCTCGGTTGGGCTTTATTGCTTCTTGGTCAGGAGCAAGATCAGCTCAAATCTGTTCAACATGCTGAGGGATTGCTCCCTTCGGAAGTGGAGGTCGATTCCGCGCTAGGTGTGGCGTGGATGGTAGTAGGAAATATTGATCAATCGATTGGATCCTTTAGGCAGTCAGCGGAACGAGATCTGAATAATCCAGATAAGAATGGGAGTTTAAGAACTGCTCTCTTGATAGGACAGGGACAACGCTTTGATGAAGCAGAAAAGGAATTTCGTGAACAGATTGTCCTTTCTCCTGATCACACCTGCTCATCTCAATTTAGGGGCTATGTTGATTGCAAAAGGGAATATGCAACAGGCGCGGATCGAAATTGA
- a CDS encoding cold-shock protein: MTVGKVKWFNDEKGWGFIKQDEGPDVFVHYSQIVGEGRRRLIEDELVEFEIKEGPKGLQAVNVSKQLA; encoded by the coding sequence ATGACAGTGGGTAAAGTCAAGTGGTTCAACGATGAGAAAGGGTGGGGCTTCATCAAACAGGATGAAGGGCCTGATGTATTTGTCCACTATTCGCAGATTGTAGGGGAAGGGCGTCGGCGATTGATTGAAGACGAACTGGTTGAGTTCGAGATCAAAGAGGGGCCAAAAGGGCTTCAAGCTGTTAACGTCAGCAAGCAATTAGCCTAA
- a CDS encoding metallophosphoesterase family protein, translating into MRIAHVSDLHLLPQQKIPFHRLLNKRITGYINLRFRRKRAHRLVLLEATLQALKTASPDHLVITGDLTNLALESEFEHAYQFLQSHLALNPDQISIVPGNHDSYTRRSFQEKRFFHYFKEYLHSDSPLQLHPISHPFPFLHLRQGIAFIGLSSAVACPPLIAKGRIGNRQLEAMSLLLQQKEVQKRIPVLLLHHPPYPPPQPTKAWLAGLEDANKLMSRLDRVAHGIILHGHLHSRQHQIHPTQTGLLHVLGTTSASLDHPDDKKRAGFNMYELSEEGTIKKIETYILQQNPTLFHVKPLLPGAFS; encoded by the coding sequence TTGCGCATTGCCCATGTATCCGATCTACATCTTCTCCCTCAGCAGAAGATTCCTTTCCACCGTCTTCTAAACAAACGGATAACGGGATACATCAATCTTCGTTTTCGAAGAAAAAGAGCGCATCGCCTTGTACTTCTGGAAGCGACTTTACAGGCATTAAAAACAGCCTCTCCAGATCACCTGGTGATCACAGGAGATCTCACTAATCTAGCGCTTGAGTCAGAGTTTGAACACGCCTATCAATTTTTACAATCTCACCTAGCGCTTAACCCCGATCAAATCAGCATCGTCCCTGGAAATCACGATAGCTACACACGCCGTTCCTTTCAGGAGAAACGATTTTTTCACTATTTTAAGGAATATTTGCATAGCGATAGTCCTCTTCAATTGCATCCCATTTCTCATCCTTTCCCTTTCCTTCATCTACGGCAAGGGATTGCCTTCATCGGACTTTCATCTGCAGTTGCTTGTCCCCCCTTGATCGCCAAGGGACGGATCGGAAATAGACAGCTGGAAGCCATGAGCCTCTTACTACAACAAAAAGAGGTGCAGAAACGCATACCCGTACTACTTTTGCACCATCCTCCTTATCCACCTCCCCAACCCACTAAAGCATGGCTGGCAGGATTAGAAGACGCCAACAAGCTCATGTCTCGACTGGATCGTGTAGCTCACGGTATTATCCTTCACGGACACCTACATTCACGACAGCATCAGATTCACCCCACCCAAACAGGATTGCTCCACGTTCTAGGAACTACCAGTGCCTCTCTCGATCATCCAGATGATAAAAAGAGAGCGGGATTCAACATGTACGAATTATCCGAGGAGGGGACAATTAAGAAGATAGAAACCTATATTCTTCAACAAAATCCCACTCTGTTTCACGTTAAACCACTCTTGCCAGGAGCTTTTTCTTAG
- a CDS encoding pyruvate dehydrogenase complex dihydrolipoamide acetyltransferase, which produces MAKIINLPKLSPTMEEGVLSAWHKKEGDLIQVDDLLADVETDKATMEFRAFDAGTLLKLLVTQGTQIKLGQAVAIMGNPGEEISSLLSQIQNQFLPATHSVPEKEHTQPKEQPSTDPCSSYTKEEKIESPAIGSSSEKMEISLTGYLERTERSVSELVSIQEKKEGQERVVASPYIRKSARELGISLDTLQGSGPGGRVIASDLEFARLAKQHANQQAEPSLSSPAPEIRPLSPMRKTIARRLTESKQNIPHFYLSIDINVGELVQLRERVNRQLAPVSKASTSSEAPLKISINDFLIRACALALVRVPECNTQMTSDAIMTHKRVDISVAVAIPDGLVTPVIRNADQKSLPIIAQEVRSLATRARIKKLKPEEMQGGTFSISNLGMFGIDQFTAVINPPEGAILAVGQARDEPIVKNGEIVCGKKMSLTLSCDHRVIDGASGASFLRELKGLLEAPLQILVG; this is translated from the coding sequence ATGGCTAAAATTATCAATTTGCCAAAATTATCCCCCACGATGGAAGAAGGGGTCCTATCTGCCTGGCACAAAAAAGAAGGCGATCTTATCCAAGTTGACGATCTGCTCGCTGATGTGGAGACCGACAAAGCGACTATGGAGTTTCGCGCTTTTGATGCAGGAACCCTCCTCAAACTTCTTGTTACTCAAGGGACTCAGATCAAATTAGGACAAGCAGTTGCTATCATGGGCAATCCAGGAGAAGAGATTTCTTCACTGCTGTCTCAAATACAAAATCAATTCCTTCCTGCTACTCATTCCGTTCCAGAGAAAGAACATACTCAACCCAAAGAGCAGCCCTCAACAGATCCCTGTTCTTCTTACACAAAGGAAGAAAAAATTGAATCTCCAGCGATTGGTTCATCTTCCGAGAAGATGGAAATATCATTAACAGGGTACTTAGAACGCACAGAAAGAAGTGTATCTGAATTAGTATCGATCCAAGAGAAAAAAGAAGGTCAAGAGCGGGTTGTCGCTTCTCCTTATATCCGGAAGAGCGCGCGAGAGCTAGGGATCAGTCTAGATACGCTGCAAGGATCAGGGCCGGGTGGAAGAGTGATCGCTTCGGATTTGGAGTTTGCTCGATTGGCTAAACAGCACGCCAATCAACAAGCAGAGCCTTCCCTTTCCTCTCCTGCTCCAGAAATACGTCCGCTTTCACCTATGCGCAAAACGATCGCGCGACGACTCACAGAATCTAAGCAAAATATCCCTCATTTCTATCTCTCGATTGATATCAACGTAGGAGAACTTGTTCAATTGCGCGAACGAGTCAATCGACAGCTAGCTCCTGTTTCAAAAGCATCTACCTCTTCAGAAGCTCCCCTTAAGATTTCTATCAACGATTTTCTCATCAGAGCTTGTGCACTTGCTCTTGTTCGAGTTCCAGAGTGCAACACCCAGATGACTTCAGATGCTATAATGACTCATAAGCGCGTGGATATTTCAGTGGCAGTTGCGATCCCCGATGGGCTCGTGACACCTGTCATCCGCAATGCAGATCAGAAAAGTTTACCGATCATCGCTCAAGAAGTGCGCTCGCTTGCTACCCGCGCGCGCATAAAAAAACTAAAGCCTGAAGAAATGCAAGGAGGTACTTTCTCAATCTCGAATTTAGGCATGTTTGGAATTGACCAGTTTACAGCTGTTATCAATCCTCCCGAGGGAGCAATCCTCGCTGTGGGTCAAGCACGCGATGAACCTATCGTGAAGAATGGTGAGATCGTGTGCGGAAAAAAAATGTCTCTCACCCTGTCTTGTGACCATCGCGTTATCGATGGCGCGAGCGGAGCTTCCTTCCTCCGAGAACTGAAGGGTTTGTTGGAAGCTCCTCTACAGATCCTGGTAGGTTGA
- a CDS encoding pyruvate dehydrogenase complex E1 component subunit beta — protein sequence MRVLRFREALREAIREEMEQDDRIFLMGEEVGHYQGAYKITEGLLERFGERRVIDTPIAEGGFAGVGIGAAMVGLRPIIEFMTWNFSSVAFDQILHNAAKIRQMSGGQFNCPIVFRAPNASARQVGSQHSHAMEHFYATIPGLKVVAPAFPEDAKGLLKAAIRDDNPVLVMESETLYSFKGDVPEHLPPMELGKAKVVQEGKHITVVAYSRMTHIALEAAASLKQEGISVEVIDLRSLRPLDEATLIHSVQKTHRCVIVHEGWPYGGVGAEIADRIQRLAFHSLESPILRVTTWDVPMPYNARLEQLCIPHPERVIATIKRVLH from the coding sequence ATGCGTGTCTTAAGATTTCGAGAAGCTCTTCGAGAAGCAATACGCGAAGAAATGGAGCAAGATGATCGTATTTTCCTGATGGGAGAAGAAGTAGGGCACTATCAGGGTGCTTATAAAATCACAGAAGGACTCCTGGAAAGGTTTGGCGAGCGGAGAGTAATCGACACGCCGATAGCAGAAGGAGGATTTGCAGGTGTAGGAATTGGAGCAGCCATGGTGGGATTACGCCCTATCATCGAATTTATGACGTGGAATTTTTCTTCGGTCGCTTTCGATCAGATTCTCCACAACGCTGCAAAGATTCGTCAAATGTCGGGGGGACAGTTCAACTGTCCAATCGTATTTCGGGCACCCAACGCAAGTGCAAGACAGGTAGGCAGTCAGCATTCTCACGCTATGGAACATTTTTACGCGACCATTCCAGGTTTAAAAGTGGTTGCACCTGCTTTCCCTGAAGATGCAAAGGGGCTGCTCAAAGCAGCTATACGAGACGACAACCCAGTTCTTGTCATGGAATCCGAAACACTCTACTCTTTTAAAGGAGATGTGCCTGAACATCTCCCCCCTATGGAATTAGGAAAAGCAAAAGTTGTCCAAGAAGGAAAACACATAACGGTTGTGGCCTATTCCAGAATGACTCACATTGCTCTCGAAGCTGCTGCCTCTCTCAAGCAGGAAGGTATTTCTGTCGAGGTTATTGATCTGCGATCCCTACGGCCTTTAGATGAAGCAACCCTTATTCATTCCGTTCAAAAGACACACCGATGCGTTATCGTTCATGAGGGGTGGCCTTACGGAGGTGTGGGGGCTGAAATTGCAGATCGCATTCAACGATTGGCCTTCCATAGCCTTGAGAGCCCCATCTTGCGTGTTACCACGTGGGATGTCCCTATGCCTTACAATGCGCGGCTTGAGCAGCTCTGTATTCCCCATCCAGAACGTGTCATTGCAACGATTAAACGTGTCCTTCATTAG
- the pdhA gene encoding pyruvate dehydrogenase (acetyl-transferring) E1 component subunit alpha produces MSTPTVKQEQLQALYRSMVVIRRAEEECARAYAHGKIGGFLHLYIGQEAIAVGATAALQPEDYVVTTYRDHGLALAKGMPLRTFFAELLGKVTGCSKGLGGSMHLFDREHNMLGGYGIVGGHIPLATGIAFASKYQNDKRVTLCFFGDGAVSIAGFHEGISLAALWRLPIVFICENNEYSMGTPLSRTLSVEDITLKASGYGIPHDRFFSDDVLEVQKRISPAVERARNESMPTLIEIRTYRYRGHSMSDPGKYRTPEEVEERKKRDPIAHARTSLLKQGVTEQALKQMEREIEEEIAEGLRFAEESHEPDVSILGPTTYDGPFAF; encoded by the coding sequence ATGTCCACTCCAACAGTCAAGCAAGAACAGCTTCAGGCCCTTTATCGCAGTATGGTTGTTATTCGCCGAGCGGAAGAAGAGTGCGCACGTGCCTATGCCCATGGAAAAATAGGTGGATTTCTACACTTATACATCGGTCAAGAAGCGATAGCCGTAGGAGCCACAGCAGCACTTCAACCAGAAGATTACGTTGTAACAACTTACCGCGACCACGGTCTTGCACTGGCGAAAGGGATGCCTTTGCGCACTTTCTTTGCAGAGCTCTTGGGAAAGGTAACAGGGTGTTCAAAAGGGTTAGGCGGGTCTATGCATCTTTTTGATAGAGAGCACAATATGCTAGGTGGCTATGGGATTGTAGGAGGCCATATCCCGTTAGCAACAGGGATCGCTTTCGCGTCTAAATATCAAAACGATAAGCGAGTAACCCTTTGTTTCTTTGGAGATGGAGCTGTTTCCATCGCAGGATTTCATGAAGGGATATCCTTAGCTGCTCTTTGGAGACTCCCAATCGTATTTATCTGCGAGAACAATGAATATTCAATGGGAACACCGCTCTCTCGCACATTGTCTGTGGAAGATATCACTCTCAAAGCAAGCGGTTATGGTATCCCCCACGATCGCTTTTTCTCCGACGACGTGCTTGAAGTCCAAAAACGGATTTCCCCAGCGGTTGAGCGTGCACGCAACGAATCGATGCCAACCCTTATTGAGATTCGCACTTATCGATACCGAGGCCACTCGATGAGCGACCCTGGCAAATATCGAACTCCAGAGGAAGTAGAAGAACGGAAAAAGAGAGATCCGATCGCTCACGCGCGTACTTCTCTTCTCAAGCAAGGTGTTACTGAACAAGCTTTAAAACAAATGGAGCGCGAGATTGAAGAAGAAATTGCCGAAGGACTCCGTTTTGCAGAAGAGAGTCATGAACCCGATGTATCGATTCTAGGCCCTACGACTTACGATGGTCCTTTTGCCTTTTGA
- a CDS encoding serine/threonine-protein kinase — translation MEMTRIGRYQMIRLLGQGGMGRIMLARDTVLARQVAIKLVRDDLGLPPELRGALFDRMRQEARAVAGLSHPHMITLHDMGEDQEVGFYLVFEYIEGPTLRHRIHQSALSAKEAAKIARELGGALTYIHNAGVIHRDVKPENILLSPFGAKLTDFGIARLPGSTLTRISTIMSTPSYTAPEALARNEFSAKSDQFSLAVTLYEALTQRQAFPGEHGALGIGRTPNDTIPPLFELDSSKVHLSHVDPILARGAAKDPQKRYDSCLEFVQEFSSSLEVGQHNTKHVYIQSSTSKPLLSSRARRIHNLVVTGAIILLALLVARSYWTSRRGVSLQETVLQYTAAIAAIPPPAPRSKPVQSSSPKSNPPHIPTHTSNESPSKLIIDAGSDLPPQENQVKNPMPANNSTDNIPSKTIPNEVPLDKLPSNEVKTQDQPSLSKERDF, via the coding sequence ATGGAGATGACTCGAATTGGGCGATACCAAATGATTCGCCTCCTCGGACAAGGGGGGATGGGTCGCATTATGCTTGCACGCGATACAGTGCTCGCAAGGCAAGTTGCCATCAAGCTCGTGCGAGATGATCTCGGGCTTCCTCCTGAACTGCGCGGAGCGCTCTTTGATCGTATGCGTCAAGAAGCACGCGCTGTTGCTGGACTATCTCATCCTCACATGATCACACTTCACGATATGGGAGAAGATCAAGAAGTTGGTTTTTATTTGGTCTTCGAATACATCGAAGGCCCGACTTTACGACATCGCATTCACCAATCCGCACTCAGTGCAAAAGAGGCTGCAAAAATCGCTAGAGAGCTTGGAGGAGCCCTCACTTACATCCATAATGCAGGAGTGATTCATCGTGATGTCAAACCTGAAAACATCTTGCTCTCTCCCTTCGGTGCCAAATTAACCGATTTTGGAATCGCTCGATTGCCTGGCTCTACCCTGACTCGTATCAGCACTATCATGAGCACTCCTTCTTACACAGCCCCCGAAGCGCTAGCGAGAAACGAGTTCTCTGCCAAGTCCGATCAATTCTCACTCGCGGTGACCCTCTACGAAGCACTTACGCAGCGACAAGCTTTCCCTGGGGAACATGGAGCGTTGGGTATAGGACGCACTCCTAATGATACGATCCCACCCCTTTTCGAGCTCGATTCGAGCAAAGTTCATTTGAGTCATGTTGACCCCATTCTCGCTCGGGGAGCAGCCAAAGACCCACAGAAACGATACGATTCTTGTCTGGAATTCGTTCAAGAGTTTTCATCTTCTCTTGAAGTAGGTCAACACAATACAAAGCATGTTTATATTCAGTCTTCCACTTCAAAACCTCTTCTCTCTTCACGCGCTCGAAGAATACATAACCTTGTTGTTACAGGAGCAATCATTCTCCTTGCTTTACTTGTAGCTAGAAGCTATTGGACGTCTCGTCGAGGGGTGTCTCTACAGGAAACGGTACTTCAATATACCGCTGCCATTGCTGCAATCCCTCCTCCTGCTCCTCGATCAAAACCAGTCCAATCTTCATCTCCCAAGTCAAATCCACCTCATATACCCACTCATACAAGCAATGAATCTCCTTCAAAACTGATTATAGATGCTGGAAGTGACCTCCCTCCCCAAGAAAACCAAGTTAAAAATCCAATGCCAGCAAACAACTCAACAGATAACATTCCTTCTAAGACTATCCCTAACGAAGTACCTCTTGACAAACTCCCCTCCAACGAGGTCAAAACACAGGATCAACCTTCTCTCTCTAAGGAAAGGGATTTTTAA
- a CDS encoding ABC transporter ATP-binding protein produces MTLKSISTAAPSNSFINGTNQSKKEQLFPLIAVRHLSKDYPIPSPALYLQPIKKKAVDDISFNIYRGETIGVIGESGCGKSTLGRLLMRLIKATDGTIFLNGVDITHLSSRALRPLRKEMQMIFQDPYSSLNPSRSITSTLKEPIQTYHLTKNVEEEQEIILTLLQKVGLPVDMLHRYPHELSGGQLQRVAIARALAVQPSFLVCDEPLSALDTSIQSQIINVLLEQQEQSNIAYLFISHDLAVVAHISHHVVVMYRGKVMEIMPTSFLFEGRALHPYTHLLLKSVPLSHGIHKKQQSVSLRKMSSCAIETFPSAASSGCVFRSRCPHFLRGTCDVTPPPLTQIDPKHHLACFRPTSLQEILS; encoded by the coding sequence ATGACCTTAAAATCCATCTCCACGGCTGCTCCTTCCAACTCATTTATTAATGGAACTAACCAGTCCAAGAAAGAACAGCTCTTTCCTTTGATTGCGGTTCGCCACTTATCGAAAGATTATCCCATTCCCTCACCTGCACTTTACTTACAACCTATTAAAAAAAAGGCTGTAGATGATATTTCTTTCAATATTTACCGTGGAGAAACAATAGGAGTCATTGGTGAGAGCGGATGCGGGAAAAGCACATTAGGACGTCTTCTGATGCGCCTTATCAAAGCAACAGATGGAACCATCTTTTTAAATGGAGTGGATATCACTCACCTCTCTTCACGCGCTTTACGGCCGCTGAGAAAAGAGATGCAAATGATTTTCCAGGATCCCTATTCTTCTCTCAATCCATCGCGCTCAATTACCTCTACTTTAAAAGAACCTATTCAAACCTATCACCTCACAAAGAATGTCGAAGAGGAGCAAGAGATCATTCTCACCCTTTTACAGAAAGTAGGTCTTCCTGTTGATATGTTGCACCGTTATCCTCACGAGCTCTCAGGAGGTCAGCTACAACGCGTAGCGATTGCTCGCGCATTAGCTGTACAACCAAGCTTTTTAGTATGTGATGAACCTTTAAGTGCTCTTGATACATCTATCCAATCTCAGATTATTAATGTACTGCTTGAACAACAAGAGCAGTCCAACATTGCCTACTTGTTTATTTCACATGATCTCGCTGTAGTGGCTCATATTAGTCATCATGTCGTGGTCATGTATCGGGGGAAGGTTATGGAAATAATGCCTACATCTTTTTTATTTGAAGGAAGGGCTCTTCATCCTTACACACATCTTCTATTAAAATCGGTCCCCCTCAGCCATGGGATCCATAAAAAACAACAGAGCGTTTCCTTAAGAAAAATGTCATCATGCGCTATAGAGACCTTTCCATCTGCTGCTTCCTCAGGCTGTGTCTTTCGATCGCGATGTCCTCATTTCCTTCGAGGAACTTGTGATGTCACTCCCCCACCTTTAACTCAAATCGACCCAAAACATCACCTTGCCTGCTTTCGTCCAACTTCTCTACAAGAGATATTATCTTGA
- a CDS encoding ABC transporter ATP-binding protein: MHKPPLLQVCNLVVTFPTENGTVRAVDGVSFEIEESCRVGLVGESGCGKSALARSILRLIETPSGQVSADAIWFQGKNLMDCSEKTMRQIRGSVISMIFQDPLMSLNPIYTVGSQIIEVIRLHQPKTKLEAYHQAVEMLKLVKFDAPEQLMRTYPHQLSGGQLQRIMIAMALACKPKILIEDEPTTALDVITQSQVLDLLESIRQSNQMSLLLITHDLRIVADYTDEMIVMYAGRIVEQGSTSALFSQPHHPYTRILIESIPQWHQSPDECRKPLLSIQGGVPSLSSPPPGCWFASRCPLKVDTCTQREPPLIAIGNGRKTRCFRWEEAHV, encoded by the coding sequence ATGCATAAACCACCTCTTCTTCAAGTATGTAACCTCGTCGTCACCTTTCCAACAGAAAATGGAACTGTTCGAGCAGTTGATGGTGTATCGTTTGAAATTGAAGAATCTTGCAGAGTAGGTCTTGTAGGTGAGAGTGGATGTGGAAAAAGTGCCCTTGCCCGATCAATTTTGCGGCTCATTGAAACACCCTCAGGGCAAGTTTCTGCGGATGCAATTTGGTTCCAAGGTAAAAATCTAATGGATTGTTCAGAAAAAACAATGCGTCAGATCCGGGGCAGTGTCATTTCCATGATCTTTCAAGATCCTTTGATGAGCCTTAATCCCATTTATACTGTCGGAAGTCAAATAATCGAGGTGATCCGTCTTCACCAGCCCAAGACTAAATTAGAAGCCTATCACCAAGCTGTAGAGATGTTGAAGCTTGTCAAATTTGATGCACCAGAACAATTGATGAGAACCTACCCACATCAGCTCTCAGGAGGTCAGCTACAACGTATCATGATCGCCATGGCACTTGCATGCAAGCCCAAGATATTAATCGAAGATGAGCCTACCACCGCTCTCGATGTGATTACCCAATCCCAAGTTCTCGATCTCCTAGAATCCATACGACAATCAAATCAAATGAGCTTGCTCTTGATCACCCACGATTTGAGGATTGTCGCTGATTACACAGACGAAATGATCGTAATGTATGCAGGCCGCATTGTAGAGCAAGGAAGCACCTCGGCTCTGTTTTCTCAACCGCATCATCCTTATACGCGAATATTAATCGAGAGCATCCCCCAATGGCATCAGTCTCCTGATGAGTGCCGAAAGCCACTCCTTTCTATTCAAGGGGGAGTCCCTTCACTATCCTCGCCACCTCCTGGATGCTGGTTTGCTAGTCGATGTCCCCTCAAAGTAGACACCTGCACCCAACGGGAACCCCCTTTGATCGCCATAGGAAATGGAAGAAAGACCAGATGCTTTCGATGGGAAGAGGCTCACGTATGA
- a CDS encoding TatD family hydrolase, protein MHYSLIDSHCHLDSQYFPDGSEAVLNRAFAAGVCGCVTVGVGSDLQASQFVIELAARYPGKVAAAVGVHPQDAHCFSDGQIEETKKLVRSPSCVAVGEVGLDYYEEANKQIQKKVFSDFIGLAREVKKPLVIHTRRAAQDTLDLLVSEGAREVGGVIHCFTEDQEFASRVLDLGFYLSFSGIVTFKNAISLQQVASWAPLDRILLETDSPYLAPVPLRGKPCEPSYLIHTAKRVAELKKVDIETIAQATFLNTQQCFRSIFS, encoded by the coding sequence ATGCATTATTCTCTCATTGATTCCCATTGTCATCTTGACTCGCAATATTTTCCTGATGGCTCTGAAGCCGTTCTCAATCGGGCTTTTGCGGCTGGAGTATGCGGTTGCGTCACGGTGGGGGTCGGTTCTGATCTACAAGCAAGCCAGTTCGTGATTGAGCTCGCTGCTCGGTATCCAGGGAAAGTAGCTGCCGCGGTGGGAGTTCATCCACAGGATGCACACTGCTTTTCCGATGGTCAGATAGAAGAGACTAAAAAGCTGGTACGGTCGCCTTCTTGTGTAGCAGTAGGTGAAGTGGGATTAGATTATTATGAAGAGGCGAACAAGCAGATCCAGAAGAAGGTGTTCAGTGATTTCATTGGGCTTGCACGTGAGGTTAAAAAGCCGCTTGTGATCCATACCCGCCGTGCTGCACAAGATACCCTGGACTTGCTTGTTTCCGAAGGAGCACGTGAAGTGGGAGGGGTCATTCACTGTTTCACTGAGGATCAGGAATTTGCATCAAGAGTACTTGATTTAGGCTTTTATCTTTCATTTTCTGGAATTGTAACCTTTAAAAATGCAATCTCTCTGCAACAAGTGGCTTCGTGGGCCCCTCTGGATAGGATTCTGCTTGAAACAGACAGCCCTTATCTCGCTCCTGTCCCTTTGAGGGGGAAGCCTTGCGAGCCATCTTACCTCATCCATACAGCAAAACGTGTTGCAGAATTAAAAAAAGTAGATATAGAAACGATTGCGCAGGCAACCTTTTTAAACACTCAGCAATGTTTTCGTAGCATTTTTTCTTAG